Proteins encoded in a region of the Corynebacterium breve genome:
- the qcrA gene encoding cytochrome bc1 complex Rieske iron-sulfur subunit: MSNEVKKDYTKAELEAMSNGELAALGTELDDVTIAYRKERFPIANDPAEKRAENNVNIWLAVSVLSGIAFLAVYLFWPWEPKFHGDEGLGIFSMYTPLLGLTSGLALVALGVAIVQYVKKFIPEEVAVQRRHDGPSSELDRRTTTALLNDAWETSTLGRRKVTKGLLGGAGLLAGLAIIAPMGGMIKNPWRAYEMNYNGDGTLWTSGWTLHDKGVKLYLARDTGAIAEKHETATGTHFTTEGVSRLVRVRPEDIAAGGMETVYPLAEEDVNDGANYDAERDVYENHMHSIHGPRNSVMLIRLRSQDAAKVVERDGQEDFHYGDYYAYSKICTHIGCPTSLYEAQTNRILCPCHQSQFDALQYGKPVFGPAARALPQLPLAVDEEGYLIAKSNFIEPVGPAFWERKS, translated from the coding sequence ATGAGCAATGAAGTGAAGAAGGATTACACCAAGGCCGAGCTTGAGGCTATGAGCAACGGCGAACTCGCCGCTCTGGGCACCGAGCTTGACGACGTTACGATCGCGTACCGCAAGGAACGCTTTCCAATTGCCAATGATCCAGCCGAAAAGCGTGCTGAGAACAACGTCAACATCTGGCTAGCAGTCTCGGTTCTATCCGGAATTGCTTTCCTCGCGGTTTACCTGTTCTGGCCATGGGAGCCAAAGTTCCACGGAGACGAGGGCCTAGGCATCTTCTCCATGTACACCCCACTCCTTGGTCTCACCTCTGGTCTGGCACTTGTTGCACTGGGCGTCGCAATCGTTCAGTACGTAAAGAAGTTCATCCCAGAAGAGGTCGCTGTTCAGCGCCGCCACGACGGTCCTTCCAGCGAGCTGGATCGCCGCACCACTACCGCTCTGCTTAACGACGCTTGGGAGACCTCGACACTTGGTCGTCGTAAAGTAACCAAGGGTCTGCTTGGCGGTGCGGGTCTTCTCGCGGGTCTGGCGATTATCGCCCCTATGGGTGGCATGATCAAGAACCCATGGCGCGCATACGAGATGAACTACAACGGCGACGGCACCCTGTGGACCTCCGGTTGGACACTGCACGACAAGGGTGTAAAGCTTTACCTCGCACGTGATACAGGCGCGATCGCTGAAAAGCACGAGACTGCGACCGGCACTCACTTCACCACCGAAGGCGTTTCCCGTCTAGTTCGCGTTCGTCCAGAAGACATCGCGGCTGGCGGTATGGAAACTGTCTACCCACTGGCTGAAGAGGACGTTAACGACGGCGCGAATTACGACGCCGAGCGCGACGTGTACGAGAACCACATGCACTCGATCCACGGTCCTCGTAACTCGGTCATGCTGATCCGTCTTCGCTCGCAGGATGCTGCGAAGGTTGTCGAGCGTGACGGCCAGGAAGACTTCCACTACGGCGACTACTACGCGTACTCCAAGATTTGTACCCACATTGGTTGCCCAACCTCGCTGTACGAAGCACAAACTAACCGCATTCTTTGCCCATGCCACCAGTCGCAGTTCGATGCGCTGCAGTACGGCAAGCCAGTCTTCGGTCCGGCTGCCCGTGCTCTTCCTCAGCTGCCACTTGCAGTGGACGAAGAAGGTTACCTCATCGCCAAGAGCAACTTCATTGAGCCTGTTGGCCCTGCATTCTGGGAGCGTAAGTCTTAA
- the qcrB gene encoding cytochrome bc1 complex cytochrome b subunit: MSTKLENAAKQVDSRYTIAGFLRPQLNKVFPTHWSFMLGEVALYSFIILLLTGIYLALFFDPSITKVIYDGAYLPLNGVEMSRAYATALDISFEVRGGLFVRQMHHWAALMFMMSMFAHMMRIFFTGAFRRPREANWIIGSTLLMLGMVEGFMGYSLPDDLLSGVGLRIMSAIILTIPILGTWMHWAIFGGDFPSDLMLDRFYILHVLVLPGLILALIAAHLLLVWYQKHTQFPGPGRAENNVVGVRIMPVFATKAIGMGALVFGVLALMAGLTTINGIWNIGPYNPSQVSAGSQPDIYMLWTDGAARVMPAWELYLGNYTIPGAFWVALMAGIMVVLLFAYPWIEKRITGDDAHHNLLQRPRDVPVRTGLGVMGIVFFLLLTLSGGNDLFAYHFQISLNAMTWVGRIGLIILPPIAYFITYRLCVGLQRSDREVLEHGIETGIIKKLPNGAFVEIHQPLGPVDEHGHAIPLEYTGGRVPKQMNQLGYADSDTSGTFKADDPEIMARRAKIRHENHLEEAAALQAITDANRKEDEQKGLE, from the coding sequence ATGAGCACCAAACTAGAAAACGCCGCGAAACAGGTCGATTCGCGCTACACAATTGCGGGATTCCTGCGACCACAGCTAAACAAGGTCTTCCCAACCCACTGGTCCTTCATGCTCGGTGAGGTAGCTCTCTACAGCTTCATCATCCTGCTTCTGACCGGTATCTACCTGGCACTGTTTTTCGACCCTTCGATTACGAAGGTCATTTACGACGGTGCGTACTTGCCACTGAACGGCGTTGAGATGTCTCGCGCCTATGCAACCGCGCTCGATATCTCCTTCGAGGTTCGTGGTGGTCTGTTTGTACGTCAGATGCACCACTGGGCTGCGCTGATGTTCATGATGTCCATGTTCGCGCACATGATGCGTATCTTCTTCACCGGTGCGTTCCGTCGCCCACGTGAAGCGAACTGGATCATCGGCTCCACACTGCTCATGCTGGGCATGGTCGAGGGCTTCATGGGTTACTCCCTTCCGGATGACCTGCTCTCCGGTGTGGGTCTGCGCATTATGTCCGCGATTATCCTGACCATCCCAATCCTGGGTACCTGGATGCACTGGGCGATCTTCGGCGGCGACTTCCCATCCGATCTCATGCTCGACCGCTTCTACATTCTCCACGTCTTGGTACTCCCAGGCTTGATCCTGGCGCTGATCGCAGCTCACCTGCTGTTGGTCTGGTACCAGAAGCACACCCAGTTCCCAGGGCCGGGTCGCGCTGAGAACAATGTTGTCGGCGTCCGCATTATGCCGGTCTTCGCAACCAAGGCAATCGGCATGGGCGCGCTGGTCTTCGGCGTTCTCGCGCTGATGGCTGGCCTGACCACTATTAACGGTATTTGGAACATCGGTCCGTACAACCCTTCGCAGGTCTCCGCTGGATCCCAGCCGGATATCTACATGCTGTGGACTGACGGTGCTGCTCGTGTCATGCCGGCATGGGAGCTTTACTTGGGCAACTACACCATCCCCGGTGCGTTCTGGGTAGCCTTGATGGCTGGAATCATGGTTGTGTTGCTGTTCGCATACCCTTGGATTGAGAAGCGCATCACCGGTGACGATGCACACCACAACCTGTTGCAGCGTCCACGCGACGTCCCAGTACGTACCGGACTCGGCGTCATGGGCATTGTCTTCTTCCTGTTGCTGACCCTGTCCGGCGGTAACGACTTGTTCGCTTACCACTTCCAGATCTCGCTTAACGCGATGACTTGGGTAGGCCGTATCGGTCTGATCATTCTGCCTCCGATCGCATACTTCATCACCTACCGTCTGTGCGTTGGACTCCAGCGTTCTGACCGTGAGGTACTGGAACACGGTATTGAGACCGGCATCATCAAGAAGCTGCCTAACGGTGCATTCGTTGAGATTCACCAGCCGCTTGGTCCTGTGGACGAGCACGGTCATGCAATCCCACTGGAGTACACCGGTGGTCGCGTTCCGAAGCAGATGAACCAGCTTGGTTACGCTGACTCTGACACTTCTGGCACCTTCAAGGCCGACGATCCAGAGATCATGGCACGTCGCGCTAAGATCCGCCACGAGAACCATCTTGAGGAGGCCGCAGCGTTGCAGGCCATCACGGATGCGAACCGCAAGGAAGACGAACAAAAGGGTCTGGAATAG
- a CDS encoding class II 3-deoxy-7-phosphoheptulonate synthase, whose amino-acid sequence MSWTIDIPETVLPDLPPLPGELNEKFQDVVARDAKQQPTWDRVKADNVRKILESVPPVVVVPEIHALKSHLADVANGKAFLLQGGDCAETFESNTEPHIRANVKTLLQMAVVLTYGASLPVVKLARIAGQYAKPRSSDLDANGLPNYRGDIVNGVEPTPEARQHDPARMVRAYANSGAAMNLVRALTQSGTADLYNLDELNREFVANSAAGARYEALSREISRSLAFMDACGVNDHNLRTSEIFASHEALLVDYERAMLRLGEGENGETKLYDLSAHQLWIGERTRGMDDFHVNFAALIENPVGIKIGPTITPEEAVAYADKLDPNHEPGRLTMVARMGHDNVRSVLPGVIKAVEDSGHKVIWQSDPMHGNTFTASNGYKTRHFDKIIDEVQGFFEVHRALGTHPGGIHIELTGEDVTECLGGAQDITDVDLPGRYESACDPRLNTEQALELSFLVAEMLRY is encoded by the coding sequence GTGAGTTGGACTATTGATATCCCCGAGACAGTTCTTCCGGATCTGCCCCCACTGCCAGGGGAATTGAACGAGAAGTTCCAAGATGTTGTCGCACGCGACGCAAAACAGCAGCCTACCTGGGACCGAGTCAAAGCGGACAACGTTCGCAAAATCCTTGAATCGGTACCTCCAGTAGTCGTTGTGCCTGAAATCCACGCGCTGAAGAGCCATCTGGCAGACGTGGCCAACGGCAAGGCGTTCCTCCTTCAAGGCGGCGATTGCGCAGAAACCTTCGAGTCCAACACAGAGCCACATATCCGCGCGAATGTAAAGACGCTGCTGCAGATGGCAGTTGTCTTGACTTACGGTGCGTCGCTACCGGTGGTCAAGCTCGCGCGTATCGCGGGACAGTATGCAAAGCCACGCTCTTCCGATTTGGATGCCAATGGCCTGCCTAATTACCGCGGCGATATCGTCAACGGCGTCGAGCCAACCCCCGAGGCACGTCAGCATGACCCAGCTCGTATGGTCCGCGCTTACGCAAACTCGGGCGCTGCGATGAACCTTGTGCGTGCGCTGACCCAGTCGGGCACCGCCGACCTGTACAACCTGGATGAGCTCAACCGGGAATTCGTGGCAAACTCCGCAGCAGGTGCACGTTACGAGGCACTGTCCCGTGAGATTTCTCGCTCGCTCGCTTTCATGGATGCCTGCGGCGTTAATGACCACAACCTGCGTACTTCTGAGATCTTCGCTTCTCACGAGGCCCTGTTGGTCGACTATGAGCGCGCAATGCTCCGCCTCGGCGAGGGCGAGAACGGCGAAACCAAGCTGTACGACTTGTCCGCGCACCAGCTGTGGATCGGCGAGCGCACCCGTGGCATGGATGACTTCCACGTGAACTTCGCGGCGCTGATCGAGAACCCGGTGGGCATCAAAATCGGCCCGACGATCACTCCTGAAGAAGCTGTTGCTTACGCAGACAAACTTGACCCGAATCATGAGCCAGGCCGCTTGACCATGGTCGCTCGCATGGGCCACGACAATGTGCGCTCGGTGCTACCTGGCGTAATCAAGGCTGTTGAAGACTCGGGCCATAAGGTGATCTGGCAGTCCGACCCGATGCACGGCAACACATTCACCGCATCGAACGGCTACAAGACCCGCCACTTTGACAAGATTATCGACGAAGTTCAGGGATTCTTCGAGGTCCACCGCGCACTGGGCACCCACCCAGGCGGCATCCACATCGAGCTCACTGGCGAAGACGTCACCGAGTGCTTGGGTGGCGCGCAGGACATCACCGACGTTGATCTGCCAGGTCGCTACGAGTCCGCTTGCGACCCGCGTCTGAACACCGAGCAGGCTCTGGAGCTGTCCTTCTTGGTTGCGGAGATGCTGCGCTACTAG
- a CDS encoding lysophospholipid acyltransferase family protein — protein sequence MQNKWYWVFKHILLGPLIRVWNRPYLEGKENIPAEGPAIMASNHQAVYDSFIFPLVCPRQLTFPAKSEYFTTPGLIGGIQKWFFTTLGQVPVDRTAADAGDAMITAAKKVLDRGDLFGIYPEGTRSPDGRIYKGRTGMARIAMATGVDVVPVVMENLGKANPIGSWLIRPVRVGVKIGEPINPHKWAEENGFDPESREVIRPFTDFVVKKLAEISGNEYVDMYASDVKKSLEAGHGYPPEAQPKRD from the coding sequence GTGCAGAACAAATGGTACTGGGTATTCAAGCACATTCTGTTGGGGCCACTAATCCGTGTGTGGAACCGCCCTTACCTGGAGGGTAAGGAAAATATTCCTGCCGAGGGACCGGCGATTATGGCGTCGAACCACCAGGCCGTGTACGACTCGTTCATTTTCCCGCTGGTCTGCCCGCGTCAGCTGACTTTCCCTGCCAAGAGCGAGTACTTCACCACTCCAGGCCTGATTGGCGGCATTCAGAAGTGGTTTTTCACCACATTGGGCCAAGTTCCTGTTGATCGCACCGCAGCCGATGCAGGTGACGCCATGATTACGGCGGCGAAGAAGGTGCTGGATCGCGGAGACCTTTTCGGCATTTACCCTGAAGGAACGCGTTCTCCGGATGGACGAATCTACAAGGGGCGCACCGGAATGGCGCGAATCGCTATGGCAACAGGCGTAGACGTTGTACCTGTCGTCATGGAGAACTTAGGCAAAGCGAACCCGATTGGAAGCTGGCTGATCCGTCCTGTCCGTGTCGGTGTGAAAATCGGTGAGCCGATCAATCCTCACAAGTGGGCTGAGGAGAATGGCTTCGACCCAGAGTCGCGCGAGGTAATCCGCCCGTTTACAGACTTTGTCGTAAAGAAATTGGCCGAGATTTCCGGCAATGAATATGTCGATATGTACGCCTCCGACGTGAAGAAGTCACTGGAAGCTGGCCACGGTTACCCGCCAGAGGCGCAACCAAAGCGGGACTAA
- a CDS encoding polyadenylate-specific 3'-exoribonuclease AS has translation MRYFYDTEFIEDGRTIDLVSIGIVAEDGREYYAVSTDFDGSKANAWVRDNVLDKLPNPQLEVWKSLNTIRQEVYEFLTKTKTKPELWAWVGAYDHVVLAQLWGDMTGLPRALPRYTRELRQYWDMAGRPTLPDTPEGNHDALVDARHNVEKFRVCENVLPLDKRGRVEKRL, from the coding sequence GTGAGGTACTTTTACGACACGGAATTCATCGAAGACGGACGAACGATTGATTTGGTTTCAATCGGAATTGTCGCGGAAGACGGGCGCGAATACTATGCGGTGTCTACTGACTTCGATGGAAGCAAAGCCAATGCCTGGGTTCGGGACAATGTCCTGGACAAGCTCCCCAACCCGCAGTTGGAAGTGTGGAAATCGCTGAACACAATCAGGCAAGAGGTCTACGAATTTCTTACCAAGACAAAGACCAAGCCGGAACTGTGGGCATGGGTAGGGGCCTATGACCATGTGGTTCTTGCCCAACTGTGGGGAGATATGACGGGGCTTCCGCGTGCTTTGCCGCGATACACTCGGGAACTTCGTCAGTATTGGGACATGGCTGGGAGACCTACGCTGCCGGATACACCCGAAGGCAACCATGACGCATTGGTAGATGCGCGTCACAATGTTGAAAAGTTTAGAGTGTGCGAAAACGTGCTCCCGTTGGACAAACGGGGGCGTGTTGAAAAACGCCTCTGA
- a CDS encoding C40 family peptidase, producing the protein MANHRRQNLNIAGKVAAVSVAAVGATLLVPTTATAAEVTIPGTGMSSEVPGIENIPGVANIPGIEQWVPSLAGQAQQGNAAAAIAQVRQIPGVTAIPGFNQWLNTVEAQVAPATYDAQVEAPAPAPAAAPAPVAAAPAPAAAPAPSSTGQQIVNIARSKMGAPYVYGAAGPNAFDCSGFTSWVYAQAGKTIPRTSGAQAAQGQRVSLDQLQPGDIIVYYSGASHVGIYTGNGTMIDALNSGSPVAERPLHYMPIHSAVRF; encoded by the coding sequence GTGGCTAACCACCGTCGCCAGAACTTGAACATTGCCGGCAAGGTCGCAGCTGTATCTGTAGCTGCAGTCGGCGCAACTTTGCTCGTACCTACCACCGCAACCGCGGCGGAGGTCACCATCCCGGGAACCGGCATGAGCTCCGAGGTTCCTGGAATCGAGAACATCCCTGGCGTTGCAAACATCCCAGGAATTGAACAGTGGGTCCCATCGCTCGCTGGCCAGGCGCAGCAGGGCAACGCTGCAGCGGCCATCGCTCAGGTTCGTCAGATTCCTGGCGTTACTGCTATCCCTGGTTTCAACCAGTGGCTAAACACCGTCGAGGCGCAGGTAGCGCCAGCAACTTACGATGCACAAGTTGAGGCTCCTGCACCTGCTCCAGCTGCAGCGCCAGCACCTGTTGCCGCAGCTCCTGCTCCAGCGGCAGCTCCTGCTCCATCCTCTACCGGTCAGCAGATCGTGAACATTGCCCGCTCCAAGATGGGTGCACCATACGTTTATGGCGCGGCTGGTCCTAACGCGTTTGACTGCTCCGGCTTCACCTCTTGGGTTTACGCTCAGGCAGGCAAGACCATCCCACGCACTTCTGGCGCACAGGCAGCGCAGGGTCAGCGCGTGTCTCTTGATCAGCTTCAGCCCGGCGACATCATCGTCTACTACTCTGGCGCATCCCACGTTGGTATCTACACCGGTAACGGCACCATGATTGACGCACTGAACTCCGGTTCCCCAGTGGCAGAACGTCCTCTGCACTACATGCCGATTCACTCGGCTGTTCGCTTCTAG
- a CDS encoding C40 family peptidase has product MGKHSAPSHRRSAVVAASVITAVSAGSMAAPVSAQEIDDLIEQIESVSHEATAKNEDVKELEDEVASAQESLNALTEAANDANDAAGTATSSKDGFQTEVNGIAMTKYRNVQNDSFVTTLESGDPQTVIDRASYLGIISRNTERTLGDLQTASETAASKANAANIAVAEAEFLRNQLDSKLKTLEEERDDLEDQIADIEAQVDALSEADREAWENKNNPVEEPDLSEADTAPAGTAGVVGAAMSKLGSPYGWGAAGPNQFDCSGLMYWSYAQQGKSIPRTSQAQISGGQSVSLSDLQPGDIIGYYPGVTHVGMYIGNGQVVHASDYGIPVQVVPYDSMPISGASRY; this is encoded by the coding sequence GTGGGTAAGCACAGCGCACCATCACACCGTCGATCAGCGGTAGTCGCTGCATCGGTGATTACAGCGGTCTCTGCAGGCTCTATGGCAGCACCAGTAAGTGCACAAGAGATTGATGACCTTATCGAGCAGATCGAAAGTGTCTCGCATGAGGCAACCGCGAAAAATGAGGACGTCAAGGAGCTCGAAGACGAGGTTGCTAGTGCCCAGGAGAGCTTGAATGCGCTCACCGAGGCGGCTAATGATGCCAACGATGCTGCTGGCACAGCAACATCGTCAAAGGATGGATTTCAAACCGAAGTAAACGGTATCGCGATGACGAAATATCGCAATGTTCAAAACGACTCCTTTGTCACGACCCTCGAATCTGGAGATCCGCAGACGGTCATTGATCGTGCGAGCTACCTAGGGATCATTTCCCGCAACACCGAACGTACTTTGGGCGATCTTCAGACTGCGAGTGAAACCGCGGCATCAAAGGCGAATGCAGCGAACATTGCAGTGGCTGAGGCCGAGTTCTTGCGCAACCAGCTTGACTCGAAGCTCAAAACGTTGGAAGAAGAGCGAGACGATCTAGAGGATCAGATCGCAGACATTGAGGCTCAGGTCGATGCTCTGTCAGAGGCGGACCGTGAGGCTTGGGAGAACAAGAATAACCCTGTCGAAGAGCCGGATCTTTCCGAGGCCGACACTGCCCCCGCAGGCACCGCAGGCGTTGTCGGGGCAGCGATGAGCAAACTTGGCTCGCCGTACGGCTGGGGAGCAGCAGGCCCGAATCAGTTTGACTGCTCTGGCCTGATGTACTGGTCGTATGCACAGCAGGGCAAGTCGATTCCTCGCACTTCCCAAGCACAGATCTCCGGCGGTCAGTCCGTCTCCCTGTCAGACCTGCAGCCGGGCGACATCATCGGCTACTACCCGGGTGTGACCCACGTGGGTATGTACATCGGTAATGGCCAGGTGGTCCACGCTTCGGATTACGGCATTCCAGTCCAGGTGGTTCCGTACGACTCCATGCCGATCTCGGGCGCATCCCGTTACTAG
- a CDS encoding ROK family protein — MAISISADEGLTVGFDIGGTNTRAGVVTAAGEIIASASVRSPESADDMVGAIVSLVDELKADHDIKAVGVAIAGFLDPECEIVRFAPHLPWRGNAPVRKILHDALGLPVRLEHDANAAAWGEYRFGVAQDTDTWVFFALGTGIGATLMHRGEIFRGAFGTAPEFGHITVVPSGRPCSCGKRGCLERYASGTALVDTAQELAHQRSFEDTRLYRRVVEKRVTGDDIMTAARNGDRLALAALASFSQWLGQGLSVVADILDPELIVIGGGVSRDADLFLEDAREHMSSSIVGAGFRPLPRVIRAELGAQAGMIGVADLARQRIEE; from the coding sequence ATGGCTATCTCTATCTCGGCTGACGAAGGGCTCACCGTCGGCTTCGACATCGGCGGAACCAATACCCGCGCTGGTGTCGTCACCGCGGCAGGGGAGATAATCGCTTCGGCGTCGGTTCGCAGCCCTGAATCCGCAGACGACATGGTGGGGGCCATTGTTTCGCTTGTCGACGAGCTCAAGGCCGACCACGACATCAAGGCAGTTGGGGTGGCTATCGCGGGCTTCTTAGACCCAGAGTGCGAAATCGTTCGTTTTGCTCCGCACCTGCCTTGGCGCGGTAACGCTCCAGTGCGAAAGATTCTTCACGATGCACTTGGTCTTCCTGTCCGCCTGGAACACGACGCGAACGCTGCGGCGTGGGGTGAGTACCGCTTTGGGGTAGCACAAGACACAGATACCTGGGTGTTTTTCGCACTTGGAACTGGCATCGGAGCAACATTGATGCACCGCGGTGAAATCTTTCGCGGGGCATTCGGCACCGCGCCAGAATTCGGCCATATTACAGTTGTTCCATCGGGGCGGCCGTGCTCGTGTGGAAAGCGAGGCTGCCTCGAGCGCTACGCTTCGGGCACCGCCTTGGTCGATACCGCGCAGGAGCTCGCGCATCAAAGGAGCTTCGAAGATACTAGGTTGTACCGTCGTGTCGTCGAAAAGCGAGTAACCGGCGACGACATCATGACCGCTGCGAGAAATGGGGACCGCTTGGCCCTTGCAGCCTTAGCTTCATTCTCCCAGTGGTTGGGGCAAGGGCTATCTGTTGTTGCAGATATTTTGGACCCTGAGTTGATCGTGATTGGCGGGGGAGTAAGCCGCGATGCGGATCTGTTTTTGGAAGATGCCCGCGAGCACATGTCATCAAGTATTGTAGGTGCGGGATTTCGTCCACTGCCACGAGTGATTCGGGCAGAGCTCGGGGCACAGGCAGGTATGATCGGTGTGGCTGATTTGGCGCGCCAAAGGATTGAGGAGTGA
- a CDS encoding glycosyltransferase family 4 protein: MTTLLVTNDFPPTVGGIQSYLRDFVDTLDPEGIIVFASTQDAQAAQAWDSVAKYRVIRWRRSVMLPTPATVREMQRIIREFNIDTVWFGAAAPLAVMGHAAKSAGASRVIATTHGHEVGWSMLPGARQVLGIIGDSADVVTYISAYTLRRFRRAFGDQPEFVHLPSGVDTEYFTPASANRRLATREKFGFANGPIVVCASRLVPRKGQDQLIRAFKGVVDKHSDARLVIIGQGRYRSVLETLAKDLGEHVVFTGALPRDEMRDLVAAADVVAMPARTRGGGLDVEGLGIVYLEAQSCGVPVIAGASGGAPETVTQETGLVVDGTDLPALENALLTLLEDPSLRRSMGRAGRAHVLHNWTWPIMAQRLAQLLNQA, from the coding sequence ATGACGACCCTTTTGGTCACGAATGATTTCCCGCCCACTGTCGGCGGGATTCAGTCGTATTTGCGGGATTTTGTTGACACCCTTGATCCTGAGGGCATCATTGTTTTCGCCTCGACCCAAGACGCACAGGCCGCTCAGGCGTGGGACAGCGTTGCTAAATACCGGGTGATTCGGTGGCGGCGGTCCGTGATGCTTCCGACTCCCGCCACTGTACGAGAAATGCAGCGCATCATTCGTGAGTTCAATATCGACACGGTGTGGTTTGGAGCAGCCGCCCCACTCGCAGTCATGGGCCATGCCGCGAAGTCTGCCGGTGCCAGCCGGGTAATCGCGACCACGCATGGCCATGAGGTTGGTTGGTCGATGCTGCCGGGCGCCCGCCAAGTATTGGGCATCATCGGCGACAGTGCCGATGTAGTCACCTATATATCGGCGTACACTTTGCGACGATTCCGTCGCGCATTCGGAGACCAGCCGGAATTCGTGCACTTGCCGTCGGGGGTTGATACCGAGTATTTCACCCCAGCCAGTGCAAACCGACGCCTAGCCACCAGGGAAAAGTTCGGGTTTGCTAATGGCCCGATTGTCGTATGCGCCTCTCGCTTGGTGCCCCGCAAAGGGCAAGATCAATTGATCCGCGCCTTCAAAGGTGTCGTCGATAAGCACAGCGATGCACGGCTCGTGATCATCGGGCAGGGTCGCTACCGATCCGTTTTAGAAACACTTGCCAAGGACCTAGGCGAGCACGTGGTGTTTACTGGGGCCTTGCCACGTGACGAGATGCGTGATTTGGTCGCAGCCGCTGATGTCGTCGCCATGCCAGCGCGCACGCGGGGCGGGGGTCTCGACGTCGAGGGGTTGGGCATCGTCTACTTAGAGGCCCAATCCTGTGGTGTGCCGGTCATCGCTGGAGCATCAGGCGGGGCGCCGGAGACCGTCACGCAGGAGACCGGGCTGGTGGTCGATGGCACTGATCTTCCTGCACTTGAGAACGCACTGTTGACACTTCTCGAGGACCCCTCGCTACGACGCTCAATGGGGCGGGCAGGCCGAGCACATGTCTTACACAACTGGACATGGCCGATCATGGCACAACGCCTTGCCCAACTGCTTAATCAAGCGTGA
- a CDS encoding acyltransferase family protein, with translation MASQRLAWPDVAKGLSIIGVVVLHVSLLVPGARESFLSQANTLLDPLRMPLFFLVSGLFSAKVFNFSFGELFRKRLWFFLIPYLIWVPIEVTLTNEMRILAGVSGPMTIADHVELIVTGRNMAWFLYALILFNVALWATRKMPWWGVIAVALSPIIAIPLHHDVPIVAKAIMYLPVFISGAYLRHVIKRFALTALTPTRTLFALAGYLLGVAVIVGWNMYLDSGVTVAIPVPVLEPFDHTEVLLLINLVHYMLMLPAGVLLAVALSKIPFISQPLQFLGRNTLPIYLGHPIGLTMLIAFPRTIYELPIGIDETSMWMHTNIWIVLSLVAAAIGSIVMWGIGKIPVVRWSLYPPKLPERGIAGYKLADGSSTSKPALAQKEGPK, from the coding sequence ATGGCCTCACAACGTCTTGCTTGGCCGGATGTGGCAAAGGGACTATCGATCATCGGGGTCGTCGTATTGCACGTATCCCTCTTGGTTCCAGGCGCCCGCGAAAGCTTTCTCTCTCAGGCGAACACCCTGCTTGATCCACTGCGCATGCCACTGTTTTTCTTGGTCAGCGGCCTGTTTTCTGCAAAGGTTTTCAACTTTAGCTTCGGCGAACTCTTCCGCAAACGACTGTGGTTCTTTCTTATCCCGTATCTCATCTGGGTTCCAATCGAGGTCACGCTGACAAACGAGATGCGCATCCTCGCAGGCGTCTCGGGGCCGATGACCATTGCTGATCACGTCGAGCTCATTGTCACCGGTCGGAATATGGCGTGGTTTTTGTACGCCTTGATCCTGTTTAACGTTGCACTGTGGGCTACGCGCAAGATGCCATGGTGGGGCGTTATCGCGGTGGCGTTGAGCCCGATCATCGCGATTCCTCTGCACCATGACGTGCCGATCGTCGCTAAGGCAATCATGTACTTGCCAGTGTTTATCTCGGGTGCGTACCTGCGCCACGTGATCAAGCGCTTTGCACTCACCGCGCTGACTCCGACGAGGACCCTGTTCGCCCTCGCGGGGTACCTGCTTGGTGTCGCAGTGATTGTCGGCTGGAATATGTACTTGGATAGCGGAGTCACGGTTGCAATCCCTGTCCCAGTGCTCGAGCCATTTGACCACACCGAAGTGCTGCTGCTGATCAACCTTGTGCACTACATGTTGATGCTTCCAGCCGGTGTGTTGCTTGCGGTGGCCCTTTCCAAGATTCCGTTTATCTCGCAGCCACTGCAATTCCTGGGTCGCAATACGTTGCCAATTTACCTTGGCCATCCAATCGGCCTGACAATGCTGATCGCATTTCCTCGCACCATTTACGAGCTTCCAATTGGCATTGATGAGACCTCAATGTGGATGCACACCAACATCTGGATAGTGTTGAGTCTGGTAGCGGCTGCTATTGGATCCATTGTGATGTGGGGGATTGGAAAGATCCCTGTCGTTCGTTGGAGCCTGTACCCACCGAAGCTGCCTGAACGAGGAATCGCCGGATACAAGTTGGCAGATGGTTCGTCGACAAGTAAGCCTGCTCTGGCGCAGAAAGAAGGACCGAAGTAA